The Cupriavidus sp. EM10 genome includes a region encoding these proteins:
- a CDS encoding HU family DNA-binding protein, with translation MNKGELVSAIAAEAELSNAAAERALNAALDSIKKAVAKGDSVTLVGFGSFSSGKRAARTGRNPRTGETIKIPAAKTVKFSAGQGFKDAVNKKK, from the coding sequence ATGAATAAAGGTGAACTGGTATCGGCCATCGCCGCGGAAGCAGAACTCAGCAACGCCGCCGCCGAGCGCGCGCTGAACGCTGCGCTGGACAGTATCAAGAAGGCAGTCGCGAAGGGTGACTCGGTCACGCTGGTGGGTTTTGGCAGCTTCAGCTCGGGCAAGCGTGCTGCACGTACCGGTCGCAATCCGCGCACCGGCGAAACGATCAAGATTCCGGCCGCCAAGACGGTAAAGTTCTCCGCCGGCCAGGGTTTCAAGGACGCCGTGAACAAGAAGAAGTAA
- a CDS encoding arylamine N-acetyltransferase, whose translation MQPADQIPALSADQRDAWLARIGLGAGTAPPPTLDTLNALIASHLRHIPFENLTPLVGWRVNIDLPAVFDKLVHQGRGGYCFELNTLFCAGLKALGFTVTPLAARVRWNVPDERPRGLSHMLLRVEVAHESHVADVGFGGPTPDRSLALSLPAAANSPYQLLPVPAATAGTGFHAYDLAVRNPDAAGVGNGKADDADAWRVLYRFDLTPQPQIDYVARNWYVSTHPDSHFTQMLIAARTDASGARLSLGNGSLTERMPDGTVCKTDLATANEAIDVLADRFGIRIDADLRAALAARLPALLAARQA comes from the coding sequence ATGCAACCCGCAGACCAGATCCCCGCCCTCTCCGCCGACCAGCGCGATGCCTGGCTGGCACGCATCGGCCTGGGCGCCGGCACCGCGCCGCCGCCCACGCTGGACACCCTGAACGCTCTGATTGCCAGCCACCTGCGGCATATTCCGTTCGAGAACCTGACACCACTGGTGGGCTGGCGCGTAAATATCGACCTGCCGGCAGTGTTCGACAAGCTCGTCCACCAGGGGCGCGGCGGCTACTGTTTCGAGCTGAATACGCTGTTTTGCGCCGGCCTCAAGGCGCTGGGATTCACGGTGACGCCGCTGGCCGCGCGCGTGCGCTGGAACGTGCCCGACGAGCGGCCCAGGGGGCTCTCGCACATGCTGCTGCGCGTGGAAGTGGCGCACGAAAGCCATGTGGCGGACGTCGGTTTCGGCGGCCCCACGCCCGACCGCTCGCTGGCCTTGTCGCTGCCGGCCGCTGCCAATTCGCCTTACCAGCTTCTGCCCGTGCCCGCAGCCACCGCGGGCACGGGCTTCCATGCGTATGACCTGGCCGTCCGCAACCCCGACGCCGCCGGCGTGGGAAACGGGAAAGCTGACGATGCAGACGCGTGGCGCGTGCTTTACCGCTTCGATCTGACGCCCCAGCCGCAGATCGACTACGTGGCGCGCAACTGGTACGTGTCGACGCATCCCGACAGCCACTTCACGCAGATGCTGATCGCCGCCCGGACCGACGCCAGCGGCGCGCGGCTGTCGCTGGGCAACGGCAGCCTGACCGAGCGGATGCCGGACGGCACGGTGTGCAAGACCGACCTGGCCACCGCCAACGAAGCCATCGACGTGCTGGCAGACCGCTTCGGCATCCGCATCGACGCCGACCTGCGCGCGGCGCTGGCGGCACGGCTGCCGGCATTGCTGGCGGCACGCCAGGCCTGA
- a CDS encoding CreA family protein, with protein MTPRSLRIVVAGGLACGLATLLAVAHAEEIGSVSTNFRVTGSDKVVIEAYDDPQVDGVTCYVSRARTGGIKGTFGMAEDPPEASIACRQVGTIAFKGPLKAQEDVFSERMSILFKTLHVVRAVDRKRNTLVYLTYSDRIVSGSPQNAVTAVPVPAGTPIPVK; from the coding sequence ATGACGCCCAGATCGTTGCGTATTGTCGTGGCCGGCGGGCTGGCATGTGGCCTGGCCACGCTGCTGGCCGTTGCCCATGCCGAGGAAATCGGCAGCGTTTCGACGAATTTTCGGGTAACCGGATCGGACAAGGTCGTGATCGAGGCCTACGACGATCCGCAGGTGGATGGCGTGACGTGCTACGTGTCGCGCGCCCGCACCGGCGGCATCAAAGGCACGTTCGGCATGGCCGAAGACCCGCCCGAGGCGTCGATCGCCTGCCGCCAGGTGGGGACCATCGCGTTCAAGGGGCCGCTCAAGGCGCAGGAGGACGTGTTCTCCGAGCGCATGTCGATCCTGTTCAAGACGCTGCACGTGGTGCGCGCGGTGGATCGCAAGCGCAATACGCTGGTGTACCTGACCTATTCGGATCGCATCGTCAGCGGCAGCCCGCAGAACGCGGTGACGGCCGTCCCGGTGCCTGCCGGGACGCCGATTCCGGTGAAATAG
- a CDS encoding SDR family oxidoreductase, with the protein MSLFDLSGKVAIITGSSRGIGRSIAEQMAVQGAKVVISSRKPEACQEVADAINAQHGAGTALAVAANISSKEALQHLVDETNRTFGKVDILVCNAASNPYYGPMSGVSDDQFRKVLDNNVISNHWLIQMVAPQMIERKEGSIIIVSSIGGLRGSPTIGVYNVSKAADFQLARNLAVEFGPHNVRVNCIAPGLIKTDFAKALWDDPVRYKQSTENAPLRRIGEPVEIAGAACFLASAASTFMTGQAMVVDGGVTI; encoded by the coding sequence ATGTCATTGTTCGATCTGTCGGGCAAGGTTGCCATCATCACCGGGTCCTCGCGCGGCATCGGCCGGTCAATCGCCGAGCAAATGGCCGTCCAGGGCGCCAAGGTCGTCATCTCGTCGCGCAAGCCCGAGGCCTGCCAGGAAGTGGCCGATGCCATCAATGCGCAACACGGCGCCGGCACCGCACTGGCCGTGGCCGCCAATATCTCGTCGAAGGAAGCCCTGCAGCACCTGGTCGATGAAACCAACCGCACGTTCGGCAAGGTGGACATCCTGGTCTGCAACGCCGCGTCGAACCCCTACTACGGCCCGATGAGCGGCGTGTCCGACGACCAGTTCCGCAAGGTGCTGGACAACAACGTGATCTCGAATCACTGGCTGATCCAGATGGTGGCGCCGCAGATGATCGAGCGCAAGGAAGGGTCGATCATCATCGTGTCGTCGATTGGTGGCCTGCGCGGGTCGCCCACCATCGGCGTCTACAACGTCTCGAAAGCGGCCGATTTCCAACTGGCACGCAACCTGGCCGTGGAGTTCGGCCCGCACAATGTGCGGGTGAACTGCATCGCGCCGGGCCTGATCAAGACCGACTTCGCCAAGGCGCTGTGGGATGACCCCGTGCGCTACAAGCAGTCGACCGAGAACGCCCCGCTGCGCCGCATCGGCGAGCCAGTGGAAATTGCCGGCGCGGCATGCTTCCTGGCATCGGCGGCCAGCACGTTCATGACCGGCCAGGCCATGGTGGTGGACGGGGGCGTCACGATCTGA
- a CDS encoding acyl-CoA thioesterase produces MNDLSHQLSMTVLMTPDMANFSGNVHGGTILKYLDMVAYACASRYAGRYVVTLSVDQVVFRQPIHVGELVTFLAAVNFTGRSSMEIGIKVVTENIRSKVVRHTNSCYFTMVAVDDNGTPAEVPPLQPRDEVERQRFEAARQRRALRQEMERRHDEIKGATTE; encoded by the coding sequence ATGAATGATCTGTCCCACCAGCTGTCCATGACCGTGCTGATGACGCCGGACATGGCCAATTTCTCCGGCAACGTCCACGGTGGCACCATCCTCAAATACCTGGACATGGTGGCCTACGCTTGCGCCAGCCGCTATGCCGGGCGCTATGTCGTGACGCTGTCGGTCGACCAGGTGGTGTTCCGCCAGCCGATCCACGTTGGCGAACTGGTGACGTTTCTCGCCGCCGTGAACTTCACGGGCCGCAGCTCGATGGAAATCGGCATCAAGGTGGTGACCGAGAACATCCGCAGCAAGGTGGTTCGCCACACCAACAGCTGCTATTTCACAATGGTGGCCGTCGACGACAACGGCACGCCGGCCGAAGTGCCGCCGCTGCAGCCGCGCGACGAGGTGGAGCGCCAGCGTTTCGAAGCCGCCAGGCAGCGCCGCGCGCTGCGCCAGGAAATGGAACGCCGCCACGACGAGATCAAGGGGGCGACGACCGAATGA
- a CDS encoding class I adenylate-forming enzyme family protein yields the protein MSQHPQHPQQPSQAGPQWPVMSIAEAHARLTAPGAPFETETRVIRGIPTTVWKNAPPTLRDLFLVAAAWGEKTFVVYEDERVSYRAFALAATALAHQLVRDGVSKGDRVAVAMRNLPEWPVALYGGVLAGAIVTPLNAWWTGPELEYGLSDSGSRIAIVDHERLDRILEHLPNCPALERIYVSRAPADATFDDPRIVSLAAVLGESDAWPSLPSQSLPQVPLDPEDDATIFYTSGTTGKPKGAVGSHRNACSVAVCAQFSPLRNLLRRGEPVPEPNPDAPQKAALLAVPFFHVTGCMSVLNGALASGGKIVLMYRWDTLRAMELIERERCTSAGGVPTIAWQIIEHPQRDDFDLSSLENVHYGGAPASPELVRRIKEAFPNAAPGIGWGMTETSATFTSHSAEEYIHRPDASGPALPIGEMKIDDGFGNALPPGEIGELMVRGANVVHGYWNKPEATAKTFVDGWLHTGDVARLDEEGFLYVVDRMKDMLIRGGENIYCIEVESALYAHPAVMDAAVVGIAHRTLGEEPGAVVSLKPGARATEAELQDFVRQQLAAFKVPVRIIVRDDMLPRNPNGKILKSNLRKLFE from the coding sequence ATGTCGCAACATCCGCAACATCCGCAGCAACCCTCGCAGGCCGGCCCGCAGTGGCCGGTCATGTCGATTGCCGAGGCGCACGCCCGGCTGACCGCCCCCGGGGCGCCGTTCGAAACCGAGACGCGTGTGATCCGGGGCATTCCCACCACGGTCTGGAAGAACGCGCCACCCACGCTGCGCGACCTGTTCCTGGTCGCCGCGGCCTGGGGCGAGAAAACCTTCGTGGTTTACGAGGACGAACGCGTCAGCTATCGCGCGTTTGCCCTGGCCGCCACTGCGCTGGCGCACCAGCTGGTGCGCGACGGCGTAAGCAAGGGCGACCGCGTGGCCGTGGCCATGCGCAACCTGCCCGAATGGCCCGTAGCGCTCTATGGCGGGGTGCTGGCCGGCGCCATCGTCACGCCGCTCAACGCGTGGTGGACTGGCCCGGAACTCGAATACGGGCTGTCCGATTCGGGCAGCCGCATCGCCATCGTCGACCACGAGCGGCTTGACCGCATCCTGGAGCACCTGCCCAACTGCCCCGCGCTGGAACGTATCTACGTGTCGCGTGCGCCGGCCGATGCCACCTTCGACGATCCGCGCATCGTGTCGCTGGCCGCGGTGCTGGGCGAGTCCGATGCCTGGCCGTCGCTGCCGTCGCAATCGCTGCCCCAGGTGCCGCTCGACCCCGAGGACGACGCCACGATCTTCTACACGTCGGGCACCACGGGCAAGCCCAAGGGTGCCGTCGGCAGCCACCGCAATGCCTGCTCGGTGGCGGTCTGTGCGCAGTTCAGCCCGCTGCGCAACCTGCTGCGACGCGGCGAGCCGGTGCCAGAACCGAATCCCGATGCCCCGCAGAAGGCAGCGTTGCTGGCCGTGCCGTTCTTCCACGTCACGGGCTGCATGTCGGTGCTGAATGGCGCGCTGGCCAGCGGCGGCAAGATCGTGCTGATGTATCGCTGGGACACGCTGCGGGCGATGGAACTGATCGAACGCGAGCGCTGCACCTCGGCCGGTGGCGTGCCCACTATCGCGTGGCAGATCATCGAACACCCGCAGCGTGACGACTTCGACCTGTCGTCGCTCGAAAACGTCCATTACGGCGGCGCGCCAGCCTCGCCGGAGCTGGTCCGGCGCATCAAGGAAGCGTTTCCGAACGCCGCGCCGGGCATCGGCTGGGGCATGACGGAAACGTCGGCCACGTTCACGAGCCACAGCGCGGAGGAGTACATCCACCGCCCGGACGCCAGCGGGCCCGCGCTGCCCATCGGCGAGATGAAGATCGACGACGGCTTCGGCAATGCGCTGCCGCCCGGCGAGATCGGCGAACTGATGGTGCGCGGCGCCAACGTCGTCCACGGCTACTGGAACAAGCCAGAGGCCACGGCCAAGACCTTTGTCGACGGATGGCTGCACACCGGCGACGTGGCGCGGCTGGACGAAGAAGGCTTTCTCTACGTGGTCGACCGCATGAAGGACATGCTGATCCGCGGCGGCGAGAACATCTACTGCATCGAGGTGGAAAGCGCGCTGTATGCGCATCCGGCCGTCATGGACGCGGCCGTGGTGGGCATCGCGCACCGGACGCTGGGCGAGGAACCGGGCGCCGTGGTCAGCCTGAAGCCGGGCGCCCGGGCTACGGAGGCCGAGCTGCAGGATTTCGTGCGCCAGCAGCTGGCCGCGTTCAAGGTGCCGGTGCGGATCATCGTCCGCGACGACATGCTGCCGCGCAATCCGAATGGCAAAATCTTGAAATCGAACCTGCGCAAGCTGTTCGAGTAG
- a CDS encoding Bcr/CflA family multidrug efflux MFS transporter, translating into MTSSASARTDARFPLWLLICASLTAIAPLSIDMYLPSFPALAADLHTDIGKVQLTLGTFLVGLAIGQAFYGPVSDRFGRKAPLYAGLTIYGVAAAGCALASSVESLMLWRFLQALGGCTGLVVSRAVIRDRLEARESARAFSSLMLVMGLAPILAPLIGGAVLAATGWRAIFWIHCGAAVLLLWLIHSRMEESLDPQRRRSLHPGTVLRGYWELLRDREFLGYSLSAGCVQGGMFAYIAGSPFVLIELHGIDPSHYGFVFGANAFGLIAMSQVNAKLVRARALDDVLRVALIAPCVAGLTLAAATLLGVASLPVLLCGFFVFLAGLGCITPNASALALAHQSHRAGTASALMGTLQFGFGTLAGAAVSVWHDGTALPLAVVMAVCGTGAVLLRLYGRAGARQPG; encoded by the coding sequence ATGACGTCCTCCGCAAGCGCTCGCACCGACGCGCGCTTTCCGCTCTGGCTGCTGATCTGCGCGTCGCTCACGGCCATCGCCCCGCTTTCCATCGACATGTACCTGCCCAGCTTCCCGGCGCTGGCAGCCGATCTCCATACCGACATCGGCAAGGTACAGCTGACGCTGGGCACGTTCCTGGTGGGCCTTGCCATCGGCCAGGCGTTCTACGGCCCTGTCAGCGACCGTTTCGGCCGCAAGGCGCCGCTCTATGCCGGCCTGACGATCTATGGCGTGGCGGCCGCCGGGTGCGCGTTGGCGTCGAGCGTGGAATCGCTGATGCTCTGGCGCTTCCTGCAGGCGCTTGGCGGTTGCACCGGGCTGGTGGTGTCGCGGGCGGTGATCCGGGACCGGCTCGAGGCGCGCGAATCCGCCCGGGCCTTTTCGTCGCTGATGCTGGTAATGGGGCTGGCGCCGATCCTGGCGCCGCTGATCGGCGGGGCCGTGCTGGCCGCCACCGGATGGCGTGCGATCTTCTGGATCCATTGCGGCGCGGCCGTGCTGCTGCTGTGGCTGATCCATTCGCGCATGGAGGAATCGCTCGATCCGCAGCGCCGCCGCTCGCTGCATCCGGGCACCGTGCTGCGCGGCTACTGGGAGCTGCTGCGCGACCGCGAATTCCTGGGCTATTCGCTGTCCGCCGGGTGCGTGCAGGGCGGCATGTTTGCCTACATCGCGGGCTCGCCGTTCGTGCTGATCGAACTGCATGGCATCGATCCCTCCCACTACGGCTTTGTTTTCGGGGCCAACGCGTTTGGCCTGATCGCGATGTCGCAGGTCAACGCGAAGCTGGTGCGCGCCCGCGCGCTGGACGACGTGCTGCGCGTGGCGCTGATCGCGCCCTGCGTGGCGGGCCTGACGCTGGCAGCTGCCACGCTGCTGGGCGTGGCGTCGCTGCCGGTGCTGCTGTGCGGCTTCTTCGTCTTCCTGGCCGGGCTGGGCTGCATCACCCCCAACGCTTCGGCACTGGCACTGGCCCATCAGAGCCATCGCGCCGGCACGGCGTCGGCATTGATGGGCACGCTCCAGTTCGGCTTCGGCACGCTGGCCGGTGCCGCCGTCAGCGTGTGGCACGACGGTACGGCGCTGCCGCTGGCCGTGGTGATGGCGGTCTGCGGCACGGGCGCCGTGTTGCTGCGTCTGTATGGGCGGGCTGGCGCGCGCCAGCCCGGCTGA
- the mdoH gene encoding glucans biosynthesis glucosyltransferase MdoH, which translates to MKQRPAQAAAACQRYVDRLPASPELRSELLADTPKSLMSSVPAEGIEVPSAMIELQTRLAGRDPKDKEASDLNDGSAPGGATYASVGRRFAMAYGNPQVDGEPLLQRHADGTVRVNTGPEPERASMVPRQWPPHIVWGGIRNAWRKMLGRPPVPETWDTLHDGPDAEGKWHPAGSHRRWFLLALVVGQTIMATYFMSRVLPYHGADPLEVAILTLFAILFSWVSAGFWTAMMGFLVLFKGGDKHLISRSAASDAPIDPSARTAIIMPICNEDVTRVFAGLRATYESLERTGELQHFDFFVLSDSGNPDLRTAEHDAWIELCRAVGGFGRIFYRWRRHRVKRKTGNVADFCRRWGSKYRYMIVLDADSVMSGDCLATLARLMEANPGAGIIQTAPLAVGRDTLYARVQQFSTRVYGPLFTAGLHYWQLGESHYWGHNAIIRIKPFMEHCGLAPLPGKGPLSGEILSHDFVEAAMMRRAGWGVWIAYDLPGSFEELPPNLLDEVKRDRRWCQGNLMNFRLWMKQGFHAVHRAVFLTGIMAYVSAPLWFLFLLLSTAALAKHALVPPEYFTKPYQLFPTWPEWHPEKALMLFSATATLLFLPKLASVILLMKDAKQYGGPVRLVLSMLIEMTLSALLAPTRMLFHTKFVIAAYSGWGISWKSPPREDAETTWGEAFRRHGWHTVLGLVWGAGVYWLSPGFIWWLLPIVGSLAMSIPVSVMLSRVSLGRAARRAGLFMIPEETYVPREIVETQQHVENAQEVPRFVDAVVDPVTNALMCATATARTIQPEPARLQHASLVQHALTHGPGSLSPAQKHVLLGDPFALSKLHELVWGSPLADAAWKETRVLLRRAPNVLPLRPRAA; encoded by the coding sequence CTGAAGCAGCGCCCGGCCCAGGCGGCGGCAGCATGCCAGCGCTATGTCGACCGCCTGCCGGCTTCGCCCGAACTGCGTAGCGAACTGCTGGCCGATACCCCGAAATCGCTGATGTCCAGCGTGCCGGCCGAGGGTATCGAAGTGCCGTCGGCCATGATCGAACTGCAAACGCGCCTGGCCGGTCGCGACCCGAAGGACAAGGAAGCTTCCGATTTGAATGACGGCAGCGCCCCGGGCGGGGCAACCTACGCATCGGTGGGTCGTCGCTTTGCGATGGCCTATGGCAACCCGCAGGTGGACGGCGAGCCGCTGCTGCAGCGGCACGCCGACGGTACCGTGCGCGTGAACACGGGGCCGGAACCCGAGCGCGCCTCGATGGTGCCGCGCCAGTGGCCGCCGCATATCGTCTGGGGCGGCATCCGCAATGCCTGGCGCAAGATGCTGGGCCGGCCGCCCGTGCCCGAGACGTGGGACACGCTGCACGACGGCCCCGATGCCGAGGGCAAGTGGCATCCGGCCGGATCGCACCGCCGCTGGTTCCTGCTGGCGCTGGTGGTGGGCCAGACCATCATGGCCACGTACTTCATGTCGCGCGTGCTGCCGTACCACGGCGCCGATCCGCTCGAAGTGGCCATCCTGACGCTGTTCGCGATCCTGTTCTCGTGGGTGTCGGCCGGCTTCTGGACGGCGATGATGGGCTTCCTGGTGCTGTTCAAGGGTGGCGACAAGCACCTGATCTCGCGCAGCGCGGCCAGCGACGCACCGATCGACCCGTCCGCGCGGACGGCGATCATCATGCCGATCTGCAACGAAGACGTGACGCGCGTCTTCGCGGGCCTGCGTGCCACGTACGAATCGCTGGAACGCACCGGCGAACTGCAGCATTTCGATTTCTTCGTGCTGTCCGACAGCGGCAACCCCGACCTGCGCACCGCCGAGCACGACGCCTGGATCGAACTGTGCCGCGCCGTGGGCGGCTTCGGCCGTATCTTCTACCGCTGGCGCCGGCATCGCGTGAAGCGCAAGACCGGCAATGTGGCCGACTTCTGCCGCCGCTGGGGCAGCAAGTACCGCTACATGATCGTGCTGGACGCCGACAGCGTGATGAGCGGCGACTGCCTGGCCACGCTGGCTCGGCTGATGGAGGCCAACCCGGGCGCCGGCATCATCCAGACCGCGCCGCTGGCCGTGGGCCGCGACACGCTGTACGCGCGGGTGCAGCAGTTCTCCACGCGCGTCTATGGCCCGCTGTTTACGGCGGGGCTGCACTACTGGCAGCTGGGCGAGTCGCACTACTGGGGCCACAACGCCATCATCCGCATCAAGCCGTTCATGGAACACTGCGGCCTGGCGCCGCTGCCCGGCAAGGGGCCGCTGTCCGGTGAAATCCTGTCGCACGACTTTGTCGAGGCGGCCATGATGCGGCGCGCGGGATGGGGCGTGTGGATTGCCTACGACCTGCCGGGCTCGTTCGAGGAACTGCCGCCGAACCTGCTGGACGAGGTCAAGCGCGACCGCCGCTGGTGCCAGGGCAACCTGATGAACTTCCGCCTGTGGATGAAGCAGGGTTTCCACGCCGTGCACCGCGCGGTGTTCCTGACCGGCATCATGGCCTATGTGTCGGCGCCGCTGTGGTTCCTGTTCCTGCTGCTGTCCACGGCCGCGCTGGCCAAGCACGCGCTGGTGCCGCCCGAGTACTTCACCAAGCCTTACCAGCTGTTCCCGACCTGGCCGGAATGGCATCCGGAAAAGGCGCTGATGCTGTTCTCGGCCACGGCCACGCTGCTGTTCCTGCCCAAGCTGGCCAGCGTGATCCTGCTGATGAAGGATGCGAAGCAGTACGGCGGTCCGGTGCGCCTGGTCCTGAGCATGCTGATCGAGATGACGCTGTCGGCCCTGCTGGCGCCCACGCGCATGCTGTTCCACACCAAATTCGTGATCGCGGCCTACAGCGGCTGGGGCATTTCGTGGAAGTCGCCCCCGCGGGAGGACGCGGAGACGACATGGGGCGAGGCCTTCCGCCGCCACGGCTGGCATACGGTGCTGGGTCTGGTGTGGGGCGCGGGCGTGTACTGGCTGAGCCCGGGCTTTATCTGGTGGCTGCTGCCGATCGTCGGCTCGCTGGCGATGTCGATCCCGGTGTCGGTGATGCTGTCGCGGGTGTCCCTGGGCCGCGCCGCGCGCCGCGCCGGGCTGTTCATGATCCCTGAGGAAACCTATGTGCCGCGCGAGATCGTCGAAACGCAGCAGCACGTGGAAAATGCCCAGGAAGTGCCGCGCTTCGTCGATGCCGTGGTCGATCCGGTGACCAACGCGCTGATGTGCGCCACGGCCACGGCGCGCACCATCCAGCCGGAGCCGGCCAGGCTGCAGCATGCATCGCTGGTGCAGCACGCGCTGACGCATGGCCCGGGGTCGCTGTCGCCGGCCCAGAAGCACGTGCTACTGGGCGACCCGTTCGCGCTGTCGAAGCTGCACGAGCTGGTGTGGGGATCGCCGCTGGCCGATGCCGCGTGGAAGGAAACCCGGGTGCTGCTGCGCCGCGCGCCCAACGTGCTGCCGTTGCGGCCACGGGCGGCGTGA
- a CDS encoding mechanosensitive ion channel family protein, whose protein sequence is MDTTSLQSIRDVIYGYATIFGVKILAALAFWVVGRWLIHFVVRLVQNSLARQSVDPTLLRYVGSIVTVTLNVVLVIGILGYFGIQTTTFAALIAAAGVAIGMAWSGLMSNFAAGAFLVVLRPFKVGDFVTVGGVTGTVREIGLFATSLDTPDNVLTVVGNNKIFSDTIQNFTANPFRRVELKAQLAGTTDAMAAIALLKEKVAAIPNVLAEPAVDVEILEFTLVGPVLAVRPYCHNDNYWQVYFDTNRTIRDSFGAAGFAAPMPAQMVVMQNAPAVPLTQPANQAA, encoded by the coding sequence ATGGATACCACCTCGCTGCAAAGCATCCGCGACGTCATTTACGGTTACGCCACCATATTCGGCGTGAAAATCCTGGCCGCCCTGGCATTCTGGGTGGTGGGCCGCTGGCTGATCCATTTCGTGGTGCGGCTGGTGCAGAACTCGCTGGCCAGGCAAAGCGTCGATCCCACCCTGCTGCGCTATGTCGGATCGATTGTCACCGTCACGCTGAACGTCGTGCTGGTGATCGGCATCCTGGGCTATTTCGGTATACAGACCACCACGTTCGCGGCGCTGATCGCGGCGGCCGGCGTGGCCATCGGCATGGCGTGGTCCGGGCTGATGTCCAATTTCGCCGCCGGCGCCTTCCTGGTCGTCCTGCGTCCGTTCAAGGTGGGTGATTTCGTGACCGTGGGCGGCGTGACCGGCACGGTGCGGGAAATTGGCCTGTTTGCGACGTCCCTCGATACCCCGGACAACGTCCTGACCGTAGTCGGCAACAACAAGATCTTCAGCGACACGATCCAGAACTTCACGGCCAATCCGTTCCGGCGCGTCGAACTGAAGGCCCAGCTGGCGGGCACCACCGATGCAATGGCCGCCATTGCGCTGCTCAAGGAGAAGGTGGCCGCCATCCCGAACGTGCTGGCCGAGCCGGCGGTCGACGTCGAGATCCTGGAATTCACGCTGGTGGGGCCGGTGCTGGCGGTACGCCCGTACTGCCACAACGACAACTACTGGCAGGTGTATTTCGATACCAACCGCACCATCCGCGACAGCTTCGGCGCGGCCGGATTCGCCGCCCCGATGCCCGCCCAGATGGTGGTCATGCAGAACGCTCCTGCGGTGCCACTGACCCAGCCGGCGAATCAGGCAGCCTGA
- a CDS encoding ammonium transporter has translation MDNLKTGTDALFILLGAIMVLAMHAGFAFLELGTVRKKNQVNALVKILVDFAVSTLAYFFIGYTIAYGVQFFAGAETLAEKNGHELVKFFFLATFAAAIPAIISGGIAERSRFNPQLMATFVLVGFVYPFFEGIVWNNRFGLQDWLASVSGAPFHDFAGSVVVHAVGGWIALPAVLLLGARRGRYQKDGRISAHPPSNIPFLALGAWVLAVGWFGFNVMSAQTIDKISGLVAINSLMAMVGGTLAAWAAGRNDPGFSYNGPLAGLVAVCAGSDIMHPLGALVTGAVAGVLFVYMFTLAQNKWHIDDVLGVWPLHGLCGAWGGIAAGIFGTRMLGGMGGVSLVAQVAGTLMGIVVALVGGTVVYGALKKLVGIRLDPEEEFNGADLTLHRISATPERETNW, from the coding sequence ATGGACAACCTGAAGACAGGCACGGATGCCTTGTTCATCCTGTTGGGCGCAATCATGGTGCTGGCAATGCACGCAGGCTTCGCCTTCCTGGAACTCGGCACCGTGCGCAAGAAGAACCAGGTCAATGCACTGGTCAAGATTCTGGTCGATTTCGCGGTGTCGACACTCGCCTACTTCTTCATCGGCTACACCATCGCCTATGGGGTGCAATTCTTTGCCGGCGCCGAGACGCTGGCCGAGAAAAATGGCCACGAACTGGTGAAGTTCTTTTTCCTGGCCACGTTTGCCGCCGCCATTCCGGCGATTATCTCGGGCGGCATCGCGGAGCGCTCGCGTTTCAATCCCCAGTTGATGGCCACCTTCGTGCTGGTGGGTTTTGTCTACCCGTTCTTCGAAGGCATCGTCTGGAACAACCGTTTTGGCCTGCAGGACTGGCTGGCCTCGGTGTCCGGGGCACCGTTCCACGACTTCGCGGGTTCGGTGGTGGTGCACGCCGTGGGCGGCTGGATCGCCCTGCCCGCCGTGCTGCTGCTGGGCGCCCGCCGGGGCCGCTATCAGAAGGACGGCCGCATCAGCGCGCATCCGCCGTCGAATATCCCGTTCCTTGCCCTGGGTGCCTGGGTATTGGCGGTGGGCTGGTTCGGCTTCAACGTGATGAGCGCCCAGACCATCGACAAGATCAGCGGCCTGGTGGCCATCAACTCGCTGATGGCGATGGTCGGCGGCACGCTGGCGGCGTGGGCGGCCGGACGCAACGACCCGGGGTTTTCGTATAACGGCCCGCTGGCCGGGCTGGTGGCGGTCTGTGCCGGGTCAGACATCATGCACCCGCTGGGCGCACTGGTCACCGGCGCGGTGGCCGGCGTGCTGTTTGTCTATATGTTTACGCTGGCCCAGAACAAATGGCATATCGACGATGTGCTGGGCGTCTGGCCGCTGCATGGCCTGTGCGGCGCCTGGGGCGGCATTGCGGCCGGGATTTTCGGTACGCGCATGCTGGGCGGGATGGGCGGCGTGTCGCTGGTGGCCCAGGTGGCCGGCACGCTGATGGGTATCGTTGTGGCCCTGGTCGGCGGCACCGTGGTCTACGGCGCGCTGAAGAAACTGGTGGGTATCCGCCTGGACCCCGAAGAGGAATTCAATGGCGCCGACCTGACGCTGCATCGCATCTCGGCCACGCCGGAGCGTGAAACGAACTGGTAA